A window of the Hordeum vulgare subsp. vulgare chromosome 5H, MorexV3_pseudomolecules_assembly, whole genome shotgun sequence genome harbors these coding sequences:
- the LOC123398468 gene encoding uncharacterized protein LOC123398468: protein MGATSYERLSSPAAGSGRRGGGGGAWAALMRGLARLCAARRGRWAPARGMLVRARGRTRSWRGRRVAAGCGYDSEGYARNFDDGLWKAEEGAPWRAAGPAIGACRLARAAVSSVQ, encoded by the coding sequence ATGGGCGCCACGTCGTACGAGAGGCTGTCGAGCCCCGCCGCCGGGAGCGGGCGCCGCGGCGGCGGAGGGGGGGCGTGGGCGGCGCTGATGCGCGGGCTGGCGCGGCTGTGCGCCGCGCGGCGCGGGCGGTGGGCGCCGGCGAGGGGCATGCTGGTGCGGGCGCGGGGGAGGACTAGGAGCTGGCGCGGCAGGAGGGTGGCGGCCGGGTGCGGGTACGACTCCGAGGGCTACGCGCGCAACTTCGACGACGGGCTGTGGAAGGCGGAGGAGGGCGCGCCGTGGAGAGCCGCCGGGCCGGCCATCGGCGCCTGCAGGCTCGCGCGCGCCGCCGTGTCCTCCGTCCAGTGA
- the LOC123399433 gene encoding uncharacterized protein LOC123399433, translating into MSVRIKAVVDRFVKELQEALDADIQDRIMKEREMQSYIQEREREVAEREAAWKAELSRREAEIARQEARLKMEKENLEKEKSVLMGTASNQDNQDGALEITVSGEKYRCLRFSKAKK; encoded by the exons ATGTCTGTGCGGATCAAGGCGGTGGTGGACAGGTTCGTGAAGGAGCTGCAGGAGGCGCTGGACGCGGACATCCAGGACCGCATCATGAAGGAGCGGGAGATGCAGAGCTACATCCAGGAGCGCGAGCGCGAGGTCGCCGAGAGGGAGGCCGCATGGAAGGCCGAGCTCTCCCGCCGCGAG GCTGAGATCGCTCGGCAAGAGGCGAGgctgaagatggagaaggagaaccTGGAGAAGGAAAAAAGCGTCCTCATGGGAACCGCCTCCAACCAAGACAACCAGGACGGAGCCCTCGAGATCACCGTGAGCGGCGAGAAGTACAGGTGCCTTCGTTTCTCCAAGGCGAAGAAGTGA